In Candidatus Micrarchaeota archaeon, a genomic segment contains:
- a CDS encoding uracil-DNA glycosylase — translation MNMLSLEDVATEIRRCHRCDLANYRTCVVPGEGPADAEVMFIGEAPGREEDLSGRPFVGAAGKILDGWIRELGLTRDKVFITSVIKCRPPNNRKPTREEVLACSPYLDMQIQVIDPEVIFLLGSVALGYAVDRFNLPVERSVRMNSIAGSVFVVNDFVLGRTTLVPFYHPAYLIYNRRKTDEVNNLLNKLRVLI, via the coding sequence ATGAATATGTTATCTCTTGAAGACGTTGCAACCGAGATTCGTAGATGTCATCGTTGCGACCTCGCGAACTACCGTACCTGCGTTGTGCCGGGTGAAGGGCCTGCGGATGCAGAGGTTATGTTTATCGGTGAAGCACCCGGGCGTGAGGAGGACCTGAGCGGGCGACCGTTTGTAGGCGCGGCCGGGAAGATACTGGACGGATGGATAAGAGAACTGGGTCTGACTCGTGATAAGGTATTCATTACAAGCGTTATTAAATGTCGTCCGCCTAACAATCGAAAACCCACTCGTGAAGAGGTCTTAGCATGTTCGCCTTACCTGGATATGCAGATACAGGTGATAGACCCTGAGGTAATATTCCTTTTAGGTTCTGTAGCGCTCGGTTATGCCGTTGACAGGTTTAATCTGCCTGTAGAACGTTCTGTTCGGATGAACAGTATTGCCGGCTCGGTGTTTGTCGTGAACGATTTCGTGTTGGGTCGGACAACTCTGGTACCTTTCTATCACCCTGCTTATTTGATATACAATCGAAGAAAAACCGATGAGGTTAACAACCTGTTGAATAAACTACGTGTTCTGATCTGA